A single window of Micrococcaceae bacterium Sec5.1 DNA harbors:
- a CDS encoding IS30 family transposase, whose product MVTRFSFGQVDRDRFIALVCSGTALAVAAGDVGVSRRGGTRWWHEAGAMELIKGKGGGGIAGPGRADSPSGPGHPLSLDERIEIQIGLRERKSVAGIAATLGRHRSVVWREIRRNSGPDGLYYAGTANARAAARALRPKPFKIISSGLSTFIAENLEEGWSPKLISDVLAKEHGHDVSMQISHETIYKCLYVQTRGQLRKDLSQYLSLKRKARVPREKTQDGETRGRFNDALKISERPAEVADRAVPGHWEGDLIIGARGKSAIGTLVERSTRFTILLHLPLDHGADAVTAAMIAQMKDLPEHLRRTITWDRGSEIAGYEQIRMELDAPVYLCDPHSPWQRGTNENTNRLLRHWFEKGTDLSEYTAKDLKRIQDSLNRRPRPTLNLDTPAQRLNQLLFEQAA is encoded by the coding sequence TTGGTTACAAGGTTTTCGTTTGGTCAGGTTGATCGTGATCGTTTCATAGCGTTGGTTTGCTCGGGCACTGCGTTGGCGGTTGCTGCCGGTGATGTGGGTGTGTCGAGGCGCGGTGGCACGAGGTGGTGGCATGAAGCTGGTGCCATGGAGCTGATAAAGGGAAAAGGCGGAGGCGGTATCGCGGGTCCGGGTCGGGCGGATAGCCCGTCCGGCCCGGGTCATCCGTTGAGCCTGGATGAACGGATAGAGATCCAGATCGGTCTGCGGGAACGTAAGAGCGTTGCCGGGATTGCCGCGACGCTGGGGCGTCACCGGAGTGTTGTTTGGCGGGAAATCCGCCGAAACAGCGGCCCGGACGGTCTCTACTATGCCGGGACTGCCAATGCCCGGGCCGCTGCCCGGGCATTGCGTCCCAAGCCGTTCAAGATCATCAGCTCCGGGTTGTCGACGTTCATCGCCGAGAACCTCGAAGAGGGGTGGAGTCCGAAGCTGATCTCCGATGTCCTGGCCAAGGAACACGGCCATGATGTATCCATGCAGATCAGCCACGAGACCATCTACAAGTGCCTTTACGTTCAGACCCGCGGCCAACTGCGCAAGGACCTCTCTCAGTACTTGAGCCTCAAACGCAAGGCCCGCGTGCCTCGTGAGAAGACCCAGGACGGCGAAACCCGGGGCCGGTTCAACGATGCTCTGAAGATCAGCGAACGACCGGCTGAAGTAGCCGACCGCGCCGTGCCAGGGCACTGGGAAGGTGATCTCATCATCGGAGCACGCGGCAAATCCGCCATTGGCACACTGGTCGAGCGCAGTACGCGGTTCACGATCCTCCTCCATTTACCCCTGGACCATGGCGCCGACGCCGTCACCGCGGCAATGATCGCCCAAATGAAGGACCTGCCCGAGCACCTGCGCCGGACCATCACCTGGGACCGCGGTTCGGAAATTGCCGGCTACGAACAAATCCGCATGGAACTGGACGCTCCGGTCTACCTCTGCGACCCCCACTCACCATGGCAGCGCGGAACCAACGAGAACACGAACCGCCTACTTCGCCACTGGTTCGAAAAAGGCACGGACCTGTCCGAATACACCGCCAAGGACCTCAAACGGATCCAGGACTCCTTGAACCGCAGACCACGGCCCACCCTGAACCTGGACACCCCGGCACAACGTCTCAACCAGCTACTCTTCGAACAGGCAGCCTAA
- a CDS encoding universal stress protein has product MDQHGRHVEEPRDGEEQAVAPGGIVVGVDGSEHGQCALVWAAREAERRQLPLHIVTAYSVPIFAASGLDGGYATVDDSVIREGAEAIVKQAMDKVSKYNLDVDASVENGDAAGVLLDLSANAALLVFGSRGRGGFVGRLLGSVSSALPAHAKCPTVTVPLYCADRLGENTEDKHIKAEHAKAGPRTVENVVAVGVDGSEQARVAVLEAAEQAQRMGAKLRVICAVPQYSGSLAWVPAPLDRDALFADIKVQLDAGVAWLRSHFPQLTVETDLRDGSPVDVLVEASRGVELVVLGTRGRGGFAGMLLGSTSDGVLHHAKGPVLVVPDREDPRLADRPKFGPMLGAA; this is encoded by the coding sequence ATGGACCAGCACGGCAGACACGTTGAAGAACCACGGGACGGCGAGGAGCAGGCAGTGGCGCCTGGTGGAATCGTCGTCGGAGTGGACGGATCCGAGCATGGTCAATGCGCCCTTGTTTGGGCCGCGCGTGAGGCGGAACGGCGCCAACTTCCCCTGCATATAGTCACGGCTTATTCGGTGCCCATCTTCGCGGCATCCGGCCTCGACGGCGGATACGCCACTGTGGACGATTCCGTGATCCGCGAGGGCGCGGAAGCAATCGTCAAGCAGGCCATGGATAAGGTCTCGAAGTACAACCTCGACGTCGATGCTTCAGTGGAGAACGGCGATGCCGCAGGGGTCCTCCTGGACTTGTCTGCAAACGCCGCGCTCCTGGTGTTCGGCAGCCGTGGCCGTGGCGGCTTCGTTGGGCGTCTCCTGGGCTCGGTCAGCAGCGCCTTGCCGGCTCACGCAAAATGCCCCACCGTAACGGTCCCGCTCTACTGTGCGGACCGTTTGGGCGAGAACACCGAGGACAAGCACATTAAGGCTGAGCACGCCAAGGCCGGGCCACGCACGGTGGAAAACGTCGTCGCCGTCGGTGTGGACGGTTCAGAGCAGGCGCGCGTCGCTGTTCTTGAGGCAGCCGAACAAGCCCAGCGGATGGGGGCCAAGCTCCGCGTCATTTGTGCCGTGCCGCAATACAGCGGCTCCTTGGCCTGGGTGCCCGCACCTTTGGACCGCGATGCCCTGTTCGCGGACATCAAAGTCCAGCTGGATGCAGGCGTCGCCTGGCTCCGCAGCCATTTCCCGCAGTTGACTGTGGAAACCGACCTGAGGGACGGCTCACCTGTTGACGTCCTGGTTGAGGCCAGCCGGGGCGTGGAGCTGGTTGTCCTGGGTACACGGGGCCGTGGTGGTTTTGCAGGCATGCTCCTTGGTTCCACTTCCGACGGCGTCCTGCATCACGCCAAGGGACCGGTCCTCGTGGTTCCGGACCGGGAGGACCCACGGCTGGCAGACCGGCCCAAATTCGGACCCATGCTCGGTGCGGCTTAG
- the hutG gene encoding formimidoylglutamase: MAPNTSTSPSVDVLPTPWTGRFDGDGDEHRRWWQAIAPLTSPAAPEASRPAVVLGFCSDAGVRRNKGRVGAAAAPAAIRSALAPLAFHLDRDVFDAGDVVVEDDSLEEGQQRAGRAISELLDAGNLTVVLGGGHEMAFASYLGVAGSNAVGSGKRLGVLNLDAHFDLRDEPTPSSGTPFLQMAQEELAAGRELKYAVVGISEPNNTRTLFDTADRLGVKYLLDEDCSAERVETFVADFVTGIDVLYLTIDLDVLPASVAPGVSAPAAYGVPLPVISAICRQVAASGTLLHLDVAELNPEFDIDGRTAKVAARLVNTLLA; this comes from the coding sequence ATGGCCCCAAACACCAGCACCAGCCCCTCCGTAGACGTCCTTCCCACGCCATGGACCGGCCGCTTTGACGGCGACGGCGACGAACATCGCCGCTGGTGGCAGGCCATAGCACCCCTTACTTCCCCTGCCGCTCCTGAAGCCTCTCGTCCCGCCGTCGTGCTGGGTTTCTGCAGCGACGCCGGCGTGCGGCGTAACAAGGGCCGCGTGGGTGCCGCCGCCGCTCCGGCCGCCATCCGCTCGGCGCTGGCTCCGCTGGCGTTCCACCTGGACCGTGACGTGTTCGACGCCGGCGACGTAGTTGTGGAGGACGACTCACTGGAAGAAGGACAACAGCGCGCCGGACGTGCCATCTCGGAACTGCTCGACGCCGGAAACCTCACCGTGGTGCTGGGCGGCGGCCACGAGATGGCGTTTGCCAGCTACCTGGGCGTGGCCGGATCCAATGCGGTGGGTAGCGGAAAGCGCTTGGGCGTCCTGAACCTGGATGCCCACTTTGACCTGCGTGATGAGCCCACTCCGAGCTCCGGTACCCCGTTCCTCCAGATGGCCCAGGAAGAACTCGCCGCCGGACGCGAACTGAAGTACGCCGTCGTCGGAATCTCGGAGCCCAACAACACCCGTACGCTCTTTGACACCGCTGACCGCCTGGGCGTGAAGTACTTGCTGGACGAGGACTGTTCCGCGGAGCGCGTCGAGACGTTCGTGGCCGACTTCGTGACTGGAATCGATGTGCTGTACCTGACGATCGACCTTGATGTACTGCCCGCTTCGGTGGCGCCGGGAGTCAGTGCCCCTGCTGCGTACGGGGTGCCGCTGCCCGTGATTAGTGCTATATGCCGCCAAGTAGCCGCAAGCGGCACCCTGTTGCACTTGGACGTTGCCGAATTGAACCCGGAGTTCGATATCGATGGACGAACCGCGAAAGTGGCAGCACGGCTTGTAAACACGCTGTTGGCGTAG
- a CDS encoding FAD-binding protein — protein sequence MSLTPDSVTERTTTVVIGTGLSGLAVASELSRYGVGSIVLDGFGTLSTTGPSVHTGMLQRCDAADPAAMQERNEILRHLRNYAASHHLDVRTTTRAVRLDFLGGDSSQQLGYGLAASLNTASQRAGLSVYGPLESTPRQWAVHTATGVLLADHIVVTRCAQSQLRRMLTDLGIAIGQNLAAAMRAVGMHLVGVGELITPTPKEVLRQAKAVGQAISSKVALPASPGIALA from the coding sequence GTGTCACTCACTCCTGATTCCGTCACGGAACGGACTACCACCGTGGTGATCGGTACCGGCCTGTCCGGCTTGGCTGTTGCCAGCGAGCTCAGCCGCTATGGCGTAGGTTCCATCGTGCTGGATGGCTTTGGTACTTTATCCACCACCGGACCATCGGTCCATACGGGAATGCTCCAGCGCTGCGACGCAGCGGACCCCGCGGCAATGCAGGAACGCAACGAGATCCTGCGCCATCTGCGCAACTACGCCGCAAGCCATCACCTGGATGTCCGCACCACCACACGCGCTGTTCGTCTGGACTTCCTGGGCGGCGACTCGTCCCAGCAGCTTGGATATGGACTCGCAGCAAGCCTGAACACGGCCAGCCAGAGGGCTGGGCTGAGCGTTTACGGCCCGCTTGAATCCACCCCACGGCAATGGGCCGTGCATACAGCCACTGGAGTTCTTCTGGCCGACCACATCGTGGTGACGCGCTGCGCCCAGAGCCAACTGCGCCGAATGCTTACGGACTTGGGAATCGCCATAGGCCAGAACCTCGCAGCAGCCATGCGTGCCGTGGGAATGCACTTGGTAGGCGTGGGGGAACTCATTACACCCACGCCCAAGGAAGTACTCCGGCAAGCCAAGGCAGTAGGGCAAGCAATCTCATCCAAGGTGGCCCTACCAGCTTCGCCGGGCATCGCCCTGGCTTAG
- a CDS encoding MFS transporter, giving the protein MDTTQSVVEKSAIKKVAIRLVPFVALMFFINYLDRTAISFAGPNGMNNDLALSAAQFGFASGVFFIGYILLEVPSNLALHKFGARRWLARIMVSWGIVSLLFTWVGNVDQLYILRFILGVAEAGFFPGAILFLSLWVPSKHRSKILALFYLAQPLTTVIGAPLAGALIQQHGVFFGLEGWRFMFFGVAIPAILIGIIAWFYLADSPAKAKWLTSEEKTWLTGALEKEKKETTASNKHVSVRTVFGNGRVWMLSLIYFGFIYGLYALGFFLPTIIAGFEGLYGTKFDVFQKGLITAIPYLPAAFALYFWSKDATKRGVRTWHIALPALIGGVSIPLALFAGSPAATIAVITITAMSIFAALPNFWTVPTQFLTGAAAAAGIALINTVGNLAGFSAGYITGWLKDLTGGYTVPMFVVGGFMLLSSILMVTLSRQRKASEGIPAEALDPQGAGHHAEP; this is encoded by the coding sequence GTGGACACCACACAATCGGTGGTCGAAAAATCCGCAATCAAGAAGGTGGCTATCCGGCTGGTGCCGTTCGTCGCCCTGATGTTCTTCATCAACTACCTGGACCGCACGGCCATCTCGTTCGCCGGCCCCAACGGCATGAACAACGATCTGGCTCTCTCAGCGGCCCAATTCGGCTTCGCCTCCGGCGTCTTCTTTATCGGCTACATCCTTCTTGAAGTCCCCAGTAACCTGGCCCTTCACAAGTTCGGTGCCCGCCGCTGGCTTGCCCGCATCATGGTCAGCTGGGGCATCGTTTCCCTCCTCTTCACCTGGGTAGGAAACGTGGACCAGCTTTATATCCTGCGCTTCATCCTGGGCGTGGCAGAAGCCGGATTCTTCCCGGGCGCCATCCTCTTCCTGAGCCTCTGGGTTCCTTCCAAGCACCGCAGCAAGATCCTTGCCCTCTTCTACTTGGCCCAGCCCCTCACCACTGTGATCGGCGCGCCGCTTGCAGGCGCCTTGATCCAGCAGCACGGCGTGTTCTTCGGCCTTGAGGGCTGGCGCTTTATGTTCTTCGGCGTCGCCATCCCCGCGATCCTCATCGGCATCATCGCCTGGTTCTACCTGGCAGACTCCCCCGCCAAGGCCAAGTGGCTGACGTCCGAGGAAAAGACCTGGCTGACCGGCGCCCTTGAAAAGGAAAAGAAGGAAACCACGGCCAGCAACAAGCACGTGAGCGTCCGCACCGTGTTCGGCAACGGTCGGGTCTGGATGCTTTCCCTGATCTACTTCGGTTTCATCTACGGCCTCTACGCCCTGGGCTTCTTCCTGCCGACCATCATCGCCGGCTTCGAAGGCCTCTACGGCACCAAGTTCGATGTCTTCCAAAAGGGCCTGATCACGGCCATCCCCTACCTGCCGGCTGCTTTCGCGCTGTACTTCTGGTCCAAGGACGCCACCAAGCGCGGCGTGCGGACCTGGCACATCGCACTCCCTGCGCTCATTGGCGGCGTCAGCATCCCGCTGGCACTGTTCGCTGGGTCCCCGGCTGCAACCATCGCCGTCATCACGATCACCGCCATGTCGATCTTTGCAGCGCTGCCCAACTTCTGGACCGTGCCAACCCAGTTCCTCACCGGTGCAGCAGCTGCAGCGGGCATCGCACTCATCAACACAGTGGGCAACCTGGCAGGCTTCAGCGCCGGCTACATCACGGGCTGGCTCAAGGACCTGACAGGCGGCTACACGGTTCCCATGTTCGTCGTCGGCGGCTTCATGTTGCTCTCCTCGATCCTCATGGTCACCCTCAGCCGGCAGCGTAAGGCTTCTGAAGGCATCCCCGCTGAGGCCCTGGATCCCCAGGGCGCCGGACACCACGCCGAGCCGTAA
- a CDS encoding copper resistance CopC family protein, with protein sequence MRTIRPLLAAVVAALAFASALLLGAAPASAHDVAESTTPANGARVAEVPASVSITFNNRPLAIGSGVTVTAGGENWADGAVEIIDNMAVQKLRPGAPAGEYTVVWRVVSSDSHPIEGTFKFTVSGTSTTTASGSAGASPSASGAVPTAGTAAPGTENSEASPAVSQPFPWSIVGLAVVAIGLVIFLAVTARKKLAAPNDPDDENSAE encoded by the coding sequence ATGCGTACCATCCGACCGCTTCTGGCCGCCGTCGTAGCCGCTCTCGCTTTCGCTTCCGCGTTACTGCTGGGCGCCGCTCCGGCCTCCGCGCATGACGTCGCCGAATCAACGACTCCGGCCAATGGTGCGCGGGTAGCTGAAGTGCCGGCGTCGGTGTCGATCACGTTCAACAACCGGCCACTGGCCATCGGTTCGGGCGTAACTGTCACCGCTGGGGGCGAAAACTGGGCAGATGGCGCAGTGGAGATCATCGACAACATGGCTGTCCAGAAGCTGCGTCCGGGCGCTCCGGCTGGCGAATACACGGTGGTGTGGCGCGTGGTCAGCTCCGACTCCCACCCGATTGAGGGAACTTTCAAGTTCACTGTTTCCGGAACAAGCACGACGACGGCGAGCGGCTCAGCAGGCGCCTCCCCATCGGCTTCGGGAGCCGTTCCGACGGCGGGGACGGCAGCGCCCGGTACCGAAAATAGTGAGGCCTCTCCGGCAGTTTCCCAACCCTTCCCCTGGAGCATTGTTGGCCTCGCCGTCGTGGCAATCGGTCTCGTGATCTTCCTCGCTGTTACAGCCCGGAAGAAGCTGGCGGCTCCGAACGACCCGGATGACGAAAATTCCGCGGAATAA
- a CDS encoding FadR/GntR family transcriptional regulator, translated as MSANSAAAAAHMTAALAPMEQGSVVSEVAERLLAYFTSGDIAPGTRLPAERQLAASLGVGRSAVREALAALEILGIVIVRPGSGTYLRDGVSELLPRTLSWGLMLGEPRTRELVELRSGLEVQAVELAALRVTDEALGRMRANLDAMEKNLDNLTAFVEADALFHREIAHASGNTVLEELLQSIRSLLRIWVDRALTDEGHAEAALREHTAIHEALVARDASAVSLSMRSHMTTASRRLLDGFDAAQ; from the coding sequence GTGTCAGCGAACTCCGCCGCAGCAGCGGCCCATATGACGGCAGCCCTTGCCCCCATGGAGCAAGGCTCCGTTGTCTCCGAAGTAGCTGAGCGGCTGCTCGCCTACTTCACCAGCGGCGACATCGCGCCCGGTACGCGCCTGCCCGCCGAGCGCCAACTCGCTGCCTCCCTCGGCGTCGGCCGTTCAGCTGTGCGCGAGGCACTCGCCGCTCTGGAGATTCTGGGTATTGTGATAGTCCGTCCGGGGTCGGGAACGTACCTGCGCGACGGCGTCTCCGAACTCTTGCCTCGTACGCTCAGCTGGGGGCTCATGCTTGGCGAGCCCAGGACCCGCGAGCTGGTCGAATTGCGCAGCGGGCTGGAGGTTCAGGCTGTGGAACTAGCGGCGCTCCGAGTCACGGATGAGGCCTTGGGCCGCATGCGCGCCAACCTCGACGCCATGGAAAAGAACCTGGACAACCTCACAGCTTTCGTTGAGGCCGATGCCTTGTTCCACCGCGAAATCGCCCACGCCTCCGGGAACACGGTCCTCGAAGAGCTCCTGCAGAGCATCCGCTCGCTACTGCGGATCTGGGTCGACCGGGCGTTGACCGATGAAGGCCATGCTGAAGCGGCGCTGCGTGAGCACACCGCAATTCACGAAGCCCTCGTGGCCAGGGACGCTTCAGCGGTTTCCCTGTCCATGCGCTCGCACATGACGACCGCGTCGCGTCGACTCCTGGACGGGTTCGACGCAGCCCAGTAA
- a CDS encoding NlpC/P60 family protein, with the protein MSSRILRGRRKADSVRPNPFISISKAVASNASGAGRQAAVIAAASGLVLTGSIAAHAAETPVQRDSSPATVAETVTEGPTKVVTAASTATINFERPAVASVAAPVIEKPAPVAPAPVAKQAPAAATVKAAATTTATAPVAAAPAAAAPAVGGVNAAMVASAYAQIGIMQDCTAMVERALGSAGIPVGDLAPMQFLNYGKVVSDPQPGDMIVQSGHVAIYIGNGQAISGGINGNQTGIHPISWLTATGPITYVRAGA; encoded by the coding sequence ATGTCTTCACGCATTCTTCGCGGCCGTCGTAAGGCGGACAGCGTACGTCCTAATCCGTTCATTTCCATCTCCAAGGCTGTTGCCAGCAACGCATCCGGCGCAGGTCGCCAAGCCGCTGTCATCGCAGCAGCTTCAGGCCTCGTCCTGACAGGCTCCATTGCTGCCCACGCAGCAGAGACCCCTGTTCAGCGCGACTCCAGCCCTGCTACGGTCGCCGAGACCGTCACTGAGGGTCCCACCAAGGTTGTTACGGCCGCCTCCACGGCCACGATCAACTTCGAGCGCCCTGCGGTTGCTTCCGTTGCGGCTCCCGTTATTGAAAAGCCGGCACCCGTTGCTCCGGCTCCGGTTGCCAAGCAGGCCCCAGCAGCGGCCACGGTCAAGGCCGCCGCAACCACTACGGCTACCGCTCCGGTGGCAGCCGCGCCTGCTGCAGCAGCTCCGGCTGTTGGTGGCGTCAACGCCGCTATGGTTGCCTCGGCTTACGCCCAGATCGGCATCATGCAGGACTGCACGGCCATGGTCGAAAGGGCCCTCGGCTCTGCAGGCATCCCGGTTGGCGACCTCGCACCCATGCAGTTCCTGAACTACGGCAAGGTTGTCAGCGACCCCCAGCCGGGTGACATGATCGTCCAGTCCGGCCACGTAGCCATCTACATCGGCAACGGCCAGGCCATCAGTGGTGGCATCAACGGCAACCAGACGGGCATCCACCCGATCAGCTGGCTCACCGCAACCGGCCCCATCACGTACGTACGCGCCGGCGCCTAA
- a CDS encoding NCS2 family permease, producing the protein MLKQGSAIDRYFKISERRSTYSREIRGGFATFFAMSYIVVLNPLILSGADSSGASLGFTAVAATTAFVAGILTILMGAWAKHPFAVATGLGVNAFVAVTVASHPGLTWPDMMGLVVLSGVTMLILVLTGFRTAVFRAVPEALKTAIVVGIGLFIALIGLVNAGFVRRIPDAAGTTVPLGLGVEGKLMGWPTLVFAVGLILTIALVVRKVRGAILIGIVVSTALAAILEFTLHIGPSFDGKNVNPRGWSLVAPTLSEWGAPDLSLIGKANPFGAFEHLGFVAAALLAFVILLSIFFDAMGTMVGLANEAGTVDEHGNIPNVDRVLQVDALGAIVGGGASVSSNQIFVESGAGIGEGARTGLASIVTGLLFLVAMFFTPLINLVPFEAVAPALVVVGFMMVSQVGKIDWQDWGVGIPAFLTIALMPFTYSIANGLGAGFISYVLIRTFQGRAREVHPLMWAVAAAFLLFFGIGTVEELLGVK; encoded by the coding sequence ATGCTGAAACAAGGTTCTGCAATCGACCGCTACTTCAAGATCTCCGAGCGCCGGTCCACATATTCGCGGGAAATACGTGGCGGCTTCGCGACCTTCTTCGCCATGAGCTACATCGTGGTACTGAATCCGCTGATCCTCTCCGGGGCAGACTCGAGCGGAGCGTCCCTTGGCTTCACGGCCGTAGCGGCAACCACTGCGTTCGTGGCGGGCATCCTGACCATCCTCATGGGCGCCTGGGCCAAGCACCCCTTCGCGGTGGCAACCGGTCTGGGAGTGAACGCGTTCGTGGCCGTGACCGTCGCCTCCCACCCGGGCCTGACGTGGCCGGACATGATGGGGCTGGTGGTGCTTTCGGGTGTCACCATGCTCATCCTGGTACTCACCGGATTCCGCACGGCCGTTTTCAGGGCCGTCCCGGAAGCCCTTAAGACGGCAATCGTAGTGGGCATTGGCCTCTTCATCGCCTTGATCGGCCTTGTGAACGCCGGCTTTGTCCGCCGAATTCCGGATGCCGCAGGCACCACTGTCCCGCTCGGCCTGGGCGTGGAGGGCAAGTTGATGGGTTGGCCGACGTTGGTGTTCGCCGTCGGCCTGATCCTGACCATCGCGTTGGTAGTGCGCAAAGTCCGCGGCGCAATCCTGATCGGCATCGTAGTGTCCACCGCCCTGGCCGCCATCCTCGAGTTCACGCTCCACATTGGTCCAAGCTTCGACGGTAAAAACGTCAACCCGCGCGGCTGGTCCCTGGTAGCTCCCACACTGTCCGAATGGGGCGCGCCGGACCTCTCCCTTATCGGCAAAGCCAACCCTTTTGGAGCCTTTGAACACCTCGGATTTGTGGCTGCTGCGCTGCTGGCGTTCGTGATCCTCCTCAGCATCTTCTTCGACGCCATGGGCACCATGGTGGGCCTGGCCAACGAGGCCGGAACCGTGGACGAGCACGGCAACATTCCCAACGTGGACCGCGTCCTGCAGGTTGATGCACTGGGCGCAATCGTCGGTGGCGGCGCGTCCGTTTCGTCCAACCAGATCTTCGTTGAGTCGGGCGCGGGCATTGGCGAGGGGGCCCGCACCGGTCTCGCCTCCATTGTCACGGGCCTGCTCTTCCTGGTGGCCATGTTCTTCACGCCGCTCATCAACCTGGTCCCGTTCGAAGCGGTGGCACCTGCGCTGGTGGTGGTGGGCTTCATGATGGTGTCCCAGGTGGGCAAGATCGACTGGCAGGACTGGGGCGTGGGCATTCCCGCATTCCTGACCATCGCCCTCATGCCCTTCACGTACTCCATTGCCAATGGCCTCGGCGCAGGCTTCATCTCCTACGTCCTGATCCGCACTTTCCAGGGCCGTGCACGTGAAGTCCACCCCTTGATGTGGGCAGTGGCAGCCGCCTTCCTGCTGTTCTTCGGCATCGGAACTGTGGAGGAGTTGTTGGGCGTCAAGTAG